Within Malus domestica chromosome 04, GDT2T_hap1, the genomic segment tgaatttatgtATTTGTATTAACTCGTCTTGTGTATGTTATTATTtcgcttccgtgtcgcacttatggttacgtcacgctcacgtgacggccagcacacctggatcctccggatcggggtgtgtcaacttGTATTCTGGTCACAATGAAAATTTCTCTATAAACAGCTAGCAAACAGAAAAACTAAAACTGATAGGATGCTTGTCCTTTGACAGACTTAAGGGTTAACCCACTTGTTTAACAAGAATCGTACGAATCACGCTAAATTGTAATTGGTTTGACAGTTGTACCAAGTTTCATAAGTAGTTTATTTATCAGAGCATGGTGTTTACAAGTTtagaaaaaagtaaaaaacatcATTGTCAACATTATTAGCCCTGATAAGCATGGATGCTTAACAagatattttaatttataattctttttttatatttctgcAGGGTGTTTATTTTCTATCTCGTGGGTAATATATGACCTTCTAAAATTGTTGCATTTATCTTTCCACCCTTCATTATAAACTACTAAATTAGCCAAACATAACTGTTAGACCTACTTCAATTCttacaataaaactcaaattttaggttttaaacttATCTCAACTTACTTCAACCTTGgggcaaatatgagttttaacccaaaactcattTCTGGGACAAATTTAGCCTAAGATTTCCCTAAGTTAGTGGGGGTTGGCCCATCATATAtggcatattttttattttgtatttataaattcattatatTCAACGGCTAAGATCtgatatgatcaaatctaacagtaaaaaagaagatctaacggtccaaatttaaatctaaatgccatagtaattaaaaaaattattttaagtgtttcatattctttcatagtgttccacaagtttcataatgtcgatttaataatatttcaatatttattcaaatctaaatatttttaagttataatattcataaaataaaattaggatagtctacaattttttttcctttcaaagggttactttaagaaaaaaattatcctaaattcattcttttaatAGTCTTGGACTAAAAATTTAACCTAGAAAGGTTGGAGGAGAAAAATTGTTTCTGGGTCAAACCTAAATTTTATgagttaaaaattttaggttttaacccaagggttggagatgatcTAATATCCCAATGTTCATGTTTgcctttttttatatttatgttgTGACAAAAAATGTATGGGTAATGCTAACGAGACTAAatgtgtagattaaattttgtaaactaaatgatatagaagttgatgattggattattacttacgtgttgattaatgtgtttatttcttattgttgACACATcgtttagtttgcaaatttactctacaaatttagtctacctagcaatacttaaaatatattatttatgagaaatactaaggagactctctcaaaagtgagactTTCCATAGACTTTTTGTCACCTTATGTTTTTGgtataatatattataatgtTGACACAAAAGTTAACGTTAAATTGTGAGTGACAAAAAATCCATGAATAGTCCCTTCTTGAGAAAGTTTCCTTGGCATTTCTCATTATTTATAAGAATAAGTTTACTTCATAATTTTATGGTCTAAAATTATTAATATTGTAACCATTTAGTACATGATGTATGATGTGGTTTAATAATAAAATGCTTCGGTAACTTCTCACGTGTAAAGAACATATTATTTTGTAATATTTCCAATATAATACTCTATCTCCAATGCTTATAAtcagaccacacacacacacaaaaatgtCCTACTCATATGATTTAATGTATATCTTCAGAGCCCCGCTTTGGGGTCACGGCTTcgacaaaaaataatatggcCAAAATGCCTTTTAgccaataaaaaatcaaaagcagcaaaaaagaatgcataaaataatacaagggtaattttgtaattttaatggattttttttttggtgcagctttgttttgttttgttttttaattagtacctcaaaatatgttagtaataatatgattcaatttctttatttttaaacacgttcgaaacatcttaagagacgtgtaatgctggttataaaaaagtatttcacacacggataataatgtgattaaattaattgtcaaattattattattattttttaaacaaaagatattatctatactaaagggGAGAGGGTAGACTTAGTCTcataatgggctaacaataatgtgattcaatcaattgtttattaaataatatattctctattcttaatgtaaattatatagagactgattttattatgtgaattcagctgaTTTAATTAGTTTATGAGGGATTTCTTTTAGCATgatctaaaattattcatttacttcaaatatttgacttttcttttattaatgcatgcatataaatatatttaaaatgtacAAATCACGCGTAGCATGCCATGATTCAAAAAATATCTTTTACACGTGCGTGAACACGTGCATAAAGGCTAGTGACTCATAAAATGACACATCTATTGGGATAACAGAtacaaaccttgcaaaaataaTTATATGTATAAACCTTTGCATACTTTCTCTCTCTGCGCAAACACCTCCAGAACCCTCTAGGCCACAAAGCAACGTTTCCTTATAGATTCCAGACAGAGGGGATGGTTTCCCCCCTGGAATCATACTTCTGTCTGCGGAATACATTTGGCTTCTTTTTTCTATCTCGTCACTTGTATTAAGACATTTGATGTACCAGATCGTGTTTTCTACACACTAAAATTTTTTTTCTACCTGCATAATAAATTTGGGCATCTCTCCTATATCCAACTACTTGTAGTATGATATTTGGTATATTAGACCATGTTATTTGcaaactgaaaaatctcttctaGTTTTGTGCTATTTATCTCAcgttgcatctcttgcaaggaTTTGGATCTCCCTTGTTTTTTAGGAGTGACTTTTTAGGGGTTACTATAATTCAATAGAGATGAGATGTTTATGCAAAAGCCTCGACGCAATTAGAAGTGGAATAATTTGATATAAGTTGTGATTTGTTTTATAAGACCGCTAACATGAAACTTTACTTTATTTAACATGCTCCCTCATGTCGGACCACTTTAGAGTGGGCCTGACGTGGAATTGCATCAGTCATGTTTGGGAGTGAACCCAATAATTTGGGCCCAAATCTGAAAATCCGCTTGAAACTACGTTTGAAATAGACTGCAGTCCATCACTAATGGTATCAATACTTTCTCCCACTTAATCACTTCAATCAGTGgaaaacttttatgtaaaaaacATCGATGCAATTAAAAATGAAaccatttaaaataaattgtgattTATTTTGTAAGATGACGAATGTGCTCGGTTTTTACTTTATTCAATAATTATTGCCTGATCTGATGTAGATTTGTCTCTTTACGCTGGCGATGTTGTGCATCTCGGCTTTGAGAGGCTGATTCCTTCAGTTCTTGCTTGCCAAGAAGTCAAATCGGTCGAGATTGATCTGTAGTATattggtttatttttttttgaccGAGTCTCGGATGGCTTTCATCGTTTCATTTTTAAGTGTTGCTGGAACCCTCCTCTTTGGGGTGTTGTTATATTTCAAGTATTGTAATTTGGCCATTTTTGTTAATCAAATTGACTATggttttaggaaaaaaaaaattgtccaaaaattTATTGTTCTCTCTTTTTCTACCCCATGTAAAATTGTGCGTAACTGATATTTTATCCCTTTAATGTAAGTTTCCACTTTaattttactttaatttttttttaccaaaatgtGATACACACCTTGTAAACTAGCGAAACGGAAAAATACATTCATGTCCAAAAATTAATTGATTTCCCTCTCTCCATGTAATTTCTAGCATATAACGAATATCACCCTGTAACACAAGTTACAACCTAACACCTATTTTAAAATTGTTGACCAAACCTGATACACACGTTGTAAGCTAGCAACATGAGTAAATATTTTCACTCCAACAATTCAtttgtttctctttttctctcccaTGTGATTTTTAACGTAACGGATATCATAATTTAACGTAAACTTTCACCTGATACCCACTTTAAAGTTGTTGACTAAAACGTGATATTgacgaaacaaaaaaaattcttatccatagatatttatttttactatcAACCGTCTCATCACAAAAGTTCTCTGAATAAGAAAAACGTATCTATCTCTTGTATTTCTTTTATTAGGACATCTATCTCTTGTATTTCTTTTATTAGGACGTTAGAGCACCGAAATGTCacatcccaaaaacaaaactaccAAATTACCCATTGAAACAACAGCCCatggtatgtatatacacacacattacATTAGTCCAATATAATGTCCAATCCACTCcacaaatattatatatttccCTTCAACTTTTTTCTGAACATTCTTTATTCTGATCTTCTCCAAAATCCAAGATAAATACACAAAAGATAGAAAGCAAAAGACATTGctgaggagagagaggagagagaggacaGATGCAGAGCTATGGATTAGCAATCTCAGGAACGGGAAGCGATTCCTGCTTCCACATCCCAACATCCCACACAACCATCCCTACCAACATACCCATACCCGACCCCAAACCCAGCTTCCTCTTCCCCAAATCGGTTTCCTCCTTCCGGAACCTGTCCGGGCCCCTCAGGCTCAAAGCGAAGGCCGCCATCAACGATGGGTGGGTGGCGGAGTACAAGGAGCTCACCTTCTACGAGCTTCTGGGCATACCCGAATCCGGATCCGTGACCGAAATCAAGCAGGCGTATAAGCAGCTGGCCCGGAAGTACCATCCGGACGTGTCGCCTCCGGGTCTGGTGGAGGAGTATACGGAGAAGTTTATCCGGGTTCAGGAGGCTTACGAGACCTTGTCTGATTCGAGAAGGAGAGCTTTATATGATCAAGACATGGCCAGGGGTCTTCACCTTGCCTTCTCTGCAAGACGATGCCAATAcgatgaggtttttttttttttaaatcttctGATGATTTTGGTGTTAATTTAATTCGATCTTTCTCCAAATTATTGATATGGGTTTTATGAAAATCTCTGAATCTTAATTGGGGTTTTTTCAATTTCTAATCTTGGTGctgtatttgtttttttttgagcTTTGATTCGGTGGGTTTTACCGGCCTCTGTAATTGCAAGTATTTGCTGGAATTAGTTCTGGTTTCAGAAGCCATGGTTTTATATCCTTAGCTTTCTGTTTTATATCAAATCTCCGGTGTctaggggtgtattcaattgggattttgagggattttaattcgtCTTGTGCTTTGGCAGCCTCGTTCATTTCATAACAGTTGTTTTTCGATGACAGTTTTGGTTTCAGTTGTCTGAACCTTCCATACACGTTAATCTTCATGCCTCGATGATTAAAGTATTTCGAAGGTTCAGACAACCGAGAAATCCAGAAATATATCGAGGCATGAAGATTAACATATATGGTAGTATAATATCAAAGGGAAATGGCCAAGATTAGCTCTTTATTAGCCAATTGTTTTCCTATTCCGGAATGgcattaaatttcaatttcgaTTGTTTACAATTTCAGGGAGAGGAGGATGTCGGCAGCTGGAGGAATCGATGGCAAAGTCAGCTTTCTGAGTTGAAGAGAAGAAGCATGAACAAGGATGCTGCTACAAGAGAAGCACATATGTCATGGGGAGCTCGAATGCGCCGGCAAAGAGAAGGATCGTCCGATCAACTATAAAATAGCTCCTCCGGTGTTCTATGTATGCCTGCAGATGTATCTTCCCTAATTTCTTAGTCATGGTTGACATTGACAGAGGGAACTCAAGCTTCCATTTAGTTACCATATTTACCCTAGCCAAGCAAGGAAAGTATTTCAATATGCTAAACAGATGGAAGGTTAAAACAGAAATTTGCAAAGATGTAATCCCTGTCCGTGACAATCGTAATTAGAGGCAAGATATAATGTACATAAGGTTTTGTTAGACTTTGTTGCTTGATTAAACATTATTGCCAACTCTGACTCAGTACCATGTGAGCTTGAATTATTCCCAATTGAAATTGTATTCAATGAGGTGGAGGACAAGTCTTCTCATCGGATACAAGATGAGAACATTGGAGGAATCGACCTTCAATTTTAGTTAGAGTTTTGGTCTCTCAAAAAAATAATCGTGGGTATTCGTACCTGGACTTGTAATAATGTGGCGGCAGAACTTCAATTCACTTTTCGTTTCTTTAAACTCTTTACTTTGGATGGAAGTTCTAACTGAGTTAGCGAAAATGACTATTCTTTCACGTTATAACAAATTTAAGGAATACTTATGAACTTTTAATTAAGGGGAATGCTagaaaaaccaaattttataaatttaatgaTGTGGATGttgtaaatttggtttaaaaattttgtcTCCCATTATCTTTTAGTTCAAGAACTAAAGGTTCTATTGGACCAAAGTTTGGGCATCATTGCTCTAAGTTTCAATAACCAAGTAGGCATATGTATATGAACAGTACTTGCTGGTAACTCTTCGTGGCCGAGATGATCtcttaaaaggaaaactaatgaaaaatgcttgaaaactttttgtttaactataaggacaaaataaagggtaaagtgaatagtatcatgtttgattttttagtgaaaatgtgatttttcgttaaagtgaacaataccacaGACTTTTCGTTAACTCCCTTTTTAAAACTCTTGATTTTTGTATAAATAATCTGTACTGtataaaaaattagttttaattataAACACGAAATTATTGTGAATTGCCACATAGAGTTGTTGAGTAGAAAGTAGGCAAGTACTATTCCGTATGGATAAACCTTAAAGCTGCAACTTGC encodes:
- the LOC103443421 gene encoding chaperone protein dnaJ 20, chloroplastic-like — translated: MQSYGLAISGTGSDSCFHIPTSHTTIPTNIPIPDPKPSFLFPKSVSSFRNLSGPLRLKAKAAINDGWVAEYKELTFYELLGIPESGSVTEIKQAYKQLARKYHPDVSPPGLVEEYTEKFIRVQEAYETLSDSRRRALYDQDMARGLHLAFSARRCQYDEGEEDVGSWRNRWQSQLSELKRRSMNKDAATREAHMSWGARMRRQREGSSDQL